Proteins co-encoded in one Deinococcus sp. Leaf326 genomic window:
- a CDS encoding DUF2726 domain-containing protein → METLLGLFFFLGVPSLIAAIAFSIGKRRTQKDRASLPAVGYRPPSRPTSARTDVSAPKPRSTPKTAQPLAPAPVVPAPRRPTDYSDIPSVLPVKTKQWFFSRSESAFFQALEAALPPEYRVFPNVRLNDLFLIKPGAQQRATYARLRDKHVDFLIVRTSDFRPWLALELDGASHDQAEQQYRDAVKDVVFQSAGLPLLRLRAESAYGPSELRLLLAPYLRGRVVA, encoded by the coding sequence GTGGAGACTCTGCTCGGCCTGTTCTTTTTCCTCGGTGTTCCCTCCCTCATCGCTGCGATCGCTTTCTCTATAGGGAAGCGCCGAACCCAGAAAGATCGGGCGAGTCTGCCCGCCGTAGGGTATCGGCCTCCTTCCCGTCCCACTTCTGCGCGCACTGATGTGTCCGCACCGAAGCCAAGGTCAACTCCGAAAACGGCTCAGCCCCTTGCTCCAGCCCCGGTGGTCCCAGCGCCCAGACGGCCCACCGATTACAGCGACATTCCGAGTGTCCTGCCCGTCAAGACCAAACAGTGGTTTTTCAGCCGAAGCGAATCCGCCTTCTTTCAGGCTCTTGAGGCTGCCCTTCCGCCCGAGTACCGGGTCTTCCCAAACGTACGCCTGAACGATCTCTTTCTGATCAAGCCAGGGGCGCAGCAGCGGGCGACTTATGCACGGCTACGGGACAAGCACGTCGATTTCCTGATCGTACGGACAAGCGACTTCCGTCCATGGCTCGCTCTCGAACTGGACGGAGCAAGCCATGATCAGGCGGAGCAGCAGTACCGCGACGCAGTCAAAGACGTGGTCTTTCAGTCAGCAGGACTGCCTCTCCTCCGCTTGCGGGCTGAGTCGGCCTATGGGCCGTCGGAGCTACGACTCCTCCTGGCGCCATATCTGCGTGGCCGCGTGGTCGCCTAA
- a CDS encoding phospholipase A2, with product MAQQLAQLAQRPELQDADSQEILRQHPNDVLLLQGLKEAYGLPNEGLEAAALATQVGADGLSAQASGKAGYAQSVAWGSVSNYNAERRSPNYSGLDWNYDGCSAPKGLGLGYSSFFKASCNVHDFGYRNLPDLTSIPTWPYNKGRTDVAFLNNMRVQCGAKGAWERPGCYAAATAYYTVVDEFGWAKWHR from the coding sequence GTGGCCCAGCAGCTGGCGCAGTTGGCCCAAAGGCCAGAACTACAAGATGCCGACAGTCAGGAGATCCTACGTCAACATCCCAATGATGTTCTCTTGCTCCAAGGTCTGAAAGAAGCTTATGGCCTTCCAAACGAAGGTCTGGAAGCGGCCGCTCTGGCCACCCAGGTGGGCGCAGATGGTCTCTCTGCTCAGGCCTCTGGAAAGGCCGGCTATGCTCAGAGTGTCGCTTGGGGAAGTGTGAGCAACTACAACGCGGAGCGGCGCTCCCCGAATTATTCCGGTCTGGATTGGAACTACGACGGCTGTAGCGCACCCAAGGGTCTTGGATTGGGGTACAGCAGCTTCTTCAAAGCGTCTTGCAATGTCCATGATTTTGGGTACAGGAATCTGCCAGACCTGACGTCCATTCCGACGTGGCCCTATAACAAAGGGAGGACCGATGTGGCCTTCCTGAACAATATGCGGGTCCAATGCGGCGCCAAGGGAGCTTGGGAACGTCCAGGATGCTACGCGGCAGCAACAGCGTATTACACGGTCGTCGACGAGTTTGGCTGGGCCAAGTGGCACCGCTGA
- a CDS encoding ABC transporter ATP-binding protein: MKRTWTQDWQLIVGSRTRTYLLALAWAGTIAVLMTALNPLATRLIFDVAVTQKRLDWLIAIAVTALVVFGLLRWWDFQSGQYQQRLTNRMSADLTKRMVSGYFHLPPEVVAQHNDGYFVARTMNEVEQTVSPVVTSGIQLLRAVLILVTAMITVLLLSWQLTTVLLIITPALLLLARHFSAQLHQDAHGVQESTAAQQEVHAAAIGAYRTVRMFNLEGLALHQLMRSVDHRLDAVYTLGYRSSKYATLSRITLSIAELLVLVLGGYAVMTTSLTLGGLMAYMGAYWMAVGAVQSLIDLTPHIQVLRSNIWRLADMLAQQDTKVAAASAPSGNSALVWRDASFGQGETATLTGVNIDVPQGHRMLVRGANGAGKSTLALTALSLLPLQKGSVHRAGEISGLVEPVKFPSLPLRELTTHFDTARVQALAEQLTLTPLLDSRYDELSLGQRKKFALMMTLLKSAEIYVFDEPLANLDDRTQRLAFELILSHTEGKTVLAIMHDSAEFSPHFDLVAEVAAGQVTVRSRQAAASKAFTPQQKLPLSSFWPLSPRPEHSIQESA, from the coding sequence ATGAAACGGACCTGGACGCAAGACTGGCAGCTAATCGTCGGATCGCGAACTCGGACCTACCTGCTCGCCCTGGCCTGGGCTGGGACGATCGCCGTCCTCATGACGGCGCTCAATCCCCTCGCCACGCGCCTGATCTTCGATGTGGCAGTAACCCAGAAGCGCCTGGACTGGTTGATCGCCATCGCAGTAACTGCTCTGGTGGTGTTCGGCCTACTCCGGTGGTGGGACTTTCAGAGCGGGCAATATCAGCAGCGCCTGACTAACCGGATGAGTGCCGATCTGACCAAGCGGATGGTCAGCGGCTACTTTCACCTCCCCCCTGAGGTGGTGGCGCAGCACAATGACGGCTACTTCGTGGCGCGAACGATGAATGAGGTCGAGCAGACCGTATCCCCGGTGGTGACTTCAGGAATTCAGCTGCTCCGCGCCGTCCTGATTCTGGTCACGGCGATGATCACGGTGCTTCTTCTGTCCTGGCAGCTCACGACGGTTCTTCTGATCATCACACCAGCGCTCCTTCTCCTGGCCCGGCATTTTTCGGCCCAGCTTCATCAGGATGCCCACGGCGTGCAGGAAAGTACGGCCGCTCAGCAGGAGGTGCATGCCGCTGCCATCGGCGCGTACCGGACCGTCCGGATGTTCAACCTTGAGGGACTGGCTCTACACCAACTCATGCGTTCGGTCGACCACCGCCTGGACGCCGTTTACACCCTCGGCTACCGGTCCAGCAAGTACGCCACCCTCAGCCGCATCACGCTCAGCATTGCCGAGCTACTTGTTCTGGTACTGGGGGGCTACGCCGTCATGACGACCTCGCTCACGCTGGGCGGCCTCATGGCCTACATGGGGGCCTACTGGATGGCCGTAGGCGCCGTCCAAAGCCTGATCGACCTCACCCCCCACATTCAGGTCCTGCGCTCCAATATCTGGCGGCTGGCCGACATGCTCGCGCAGCAAGACACCAAGGTTGCCGCCGCCTCAGCGCCTTCAGGCAACAGCGCCTTGGTCTGGCGAGACGCTTCTTTTGGCCAAGGCGAGACAGCGACACTGACTGGAGTGAATATCGACGTGCCTCAGGGCCACCGGATGCTGGTACGAGGAGCCAACGGCGCTGGGAAAAGCACTCTCGCTCTGACCGCCCTCTCACTCTTACCTCTTCAGAAGGGCTCAGTCCACCGTGCCGGAGAGATCAGCGGCCTGGTCGAACCGGTCAAGTTCCCTTCGCTGCCCCTGCGTGAGCTGACCACCCATTTTGATACTGCTCGTGTGCAGGCTCTGGCAGAACAGCTCACCCTGACGCCCCTGCTGGACTCCCGGTACGATGAACTCTCCCTCGGTCAGCGGAAGAAGTTTGCCCTGATGATGACGCTCCTCAAATCTGCAGAGATCTATGTGTTTGACGAGCCTCTAGCCAACTTGGACGACCGCACGCAGCGCCTGGCGTTCGAGTTGATCCTCAGTCATACCGAGGGCAAAACCGTCCTGGCCATCATGCACGACTCAGCAGAGTTTTCTCCTCACTTCGACCTGGTCGCTGAAGTCGCCGCCGGACAGGTGACGGTGCGGTCCCGGCAGGCGGCAGCGTCGAAAGCCTTCACTCCTCAGCAGAAGTTGCCGCTGAGCTCGTTCTGGCCGCTCTCTCCCAGGCCAGAGCACTCCATCCAAGAATCTGCTTGA